One genomic region from Epinephelus moara isolate mb chromosome 8, YSFRI_EMoa_1.0, whole genome shotgun sequence encodes:
- the zgc:158398 gene encoding transmembrane protein 248 encodes MWSLMMGFWQPVTNLRDYISHNPPGATFFLCLLTLAISFICLSSYSFTHTLPNPDIEKDWNHLLSSLSQFQLCVKANANTSELVMPVPSPVMDRNALVNPSKTPSLTTLRLKVPLTVTTDSNSGSLSDLSLHTALNASQLNLGGNEVVNVTLEFLSGNDTYTCLTISAPTHHLPMSLLPPECPASETNISPIHVEASNKPSTASQTCYSLQSKNDPTLTVMLTQEEQSVAVRHQLEVSVCLLGVCLILCVAVSLTHSVTRRSHWNGLDLQNESLIGT; translated from the exons ATGTGGAGTCTGATGATGGGTTTCTGGCAGCCGGTGACCAACCTTAGAGATTATATATCCCACAATCCTCCAGGGGCTACATTTTTCCTGTGTCTGTTGACCTTGGCTATCTCCTTCATCTGCCTCAGCTCCTATAGCTTCACTCACACTCTGCCTAACCCTGACATAGAAAAG GACTGGAACCATCTGCTGTCATCCTTATCTCAGTTTCAACTGTGTGTGAAAGCTAATGCAAATACATCTGAGCTTGTAATGCCAGTCCCCTCTCCTGTGATGGATAGAAACGCTTTAGTTAACCCCTCAAAGACACCTTCTCTCACCACTTTGCGTCTCAAGGTTCCCCTGACTGTGACTACAGACTCAAACAGTGGCTCTCTGAGTGATCTTAGTTTACACACTGCCTTGAACGCAAGTCAGTTAAATCTTGGAG GCAATGAGGTTGTTAATGTGACTCTAGAGTTTTTGTCTGGAAATGATACCTACACTTGCCTCACCATAAGTGCCCCAACACACCACCTGCCTATGAGTCT ACTTCCACCAGAGTGCCCAGCATCTGAGACAAACATTTCACCCATCCATGTGGAAGCGAGCAACAAGCCGTCGACAGCATCACAAACCTGCTACAGTCTACAATCCAAGAATGATCCAACACTCACAGTCATGTTAACACAG GAGGAGCAGAGCGTTGCTGTGCGACATCAGCTGgaagtcagtgtgtgtctgcttggAGTTTGTTTGATACTCTGTGTAGCTGTGAGTCTGACGCATTCAGTCACACGCCGCTCCCACTGGAATGGTCTGGATCTACAAAAT GAGTCCTTGATTGGCACCTGA
- the LOC126394631 gene encoding THAP domain-containing protein 6-like has translation MPHFCSAFGCTNERSVKTKQKGITFHSFPKNTDRRRAWVAAVRRKDFVPSDSSVICSCHFRPEDFDRTGQTVRLRDGVTPSVFNFPEYLCKVPSTSRSTRTSQAALQSPDVQVQPPDNQEESTSDHQYALDLIDVKRKLTEAQERVDELQRKLRNARDRERRHTKTVKSLLQDLKEKKLLTEELQHTSSRTSQSSSRTSKSCCMTPKTSSRTHKTFSRTSKTSSRTSNTSSRTSKSSSRTSKHPLGTLKLSHVL, from the exons atgccacatttttgctctgcatttgggtgtacTAACGAGagaagtgttaaaaccaagcagaagggaataacattccacag tttcccaaaaaacacagataggagacgggcatgggtagcagcagtgaggagaaaggactTTGTTCCAAGTGACTCctcagtcatctgcagctgtcacttcagaCCGGAGGACTTCGACAGGACTGGGCAGACTGTCCGTTTAAGGGACGGAGTGACTCCCTCTGTATTCAATTTTCCCGAGTATCTCTGCAAA GTGCCCAGTACATCCAGGTCAACCAGGACATCCCAAGCTGCTCTACAAAGTCCTGATGTTCAGGTTCAGCCACCAGACAACCAGGAGGAGTCAACCTCA GATCATCAGTATGCCCTTGACCTGATTGATGTTAAACGGAAGTTAACTGAGGCACAGGAGAGGGTGGATGAATTGCAGAGAAAGTTGCGAAATGCCAGGGATCGAGAAAGAAGGCACACTAAAACAGTGAAATCCCTGCTCCAggatttaaaagagaaaaagctGCTTACAGAGGAACTGCAGCACACTTCTTCTAGGACCTCTCAAAGCTCCTCTAGGACCTCTAAAAGCTGCTGTATGACCCCTAAAACTTCCTCCAGGACCCATAAAACGTTCTCTAGGACCTCGAAAACTTCCTCTAGGACCTCTAACACTTCCTCCAGGACCTCTAAATCGTCCTCTAGGACCTCTAAACATCCTCTAGGAACCCTGAAACTCTCTCACGTCCTCTAA